In a single window of the Gossypium hirsutum isolate 1008001.06 chromosome A13, Gossypium_hirsutum_v2.1, whole genome shotgun sequence genome:
- the LOC107932387 gene encoding dihydrolipoyllysine-residue acetyltransferase component 4 of pyruvate dehydrogenase complex, chloroplastic — protein MQTQLGSAVFPRLLRRSLSYIPSILYSLHSLLNLFHFFRFLSNSSPQSQKHKEMASPFLSNTIISFSSSLSSSSSLPRLAPSIPFSAIRSKSTPRRILTVRSKIREIFMPALSSTMTEGKIVSWVKSEGDVLSKGESVVVVESDKADMDVETFYDGILAAIVVGEGETALVGAAIGVLAETEDEIAEAKAKAASKSGASTPSAPPPAPTPAAASTPAPPKSTPAPAAPTVAEGPTKTVATPYAKKLAKQHKVDIESVVGTGPYGRITPEDIEAAAGLSPSKKNVGLAVVVETKHAAPAKAPAASAAPSSLPPPVPGSTVVPFTTMQSAVSKNMVESLSVPTFRVGYPVTTDALDALYEKVKPKGVTMTALLAKAAAMALAQHPVVNSSCKDGKSFTYNSNINIAVAVAINGGLITPVLQDADKLDLYLLSQKWKELVEKARAKQLQPQEYNSGTFTLSNLGMFGVDRFDAILPPGQGAIMAVGASKPTVVADAEGFFSVKNKMLVNVTADHRIIYGADLAAFLQTFSKIVENAESLTL, from the exons ATGCAAACACAGTTGGGTAGTGCAGTATTTCCTCGTCTTCTCCGCCGCTCCCTCTCTTATATTCCCTCCATTCTCTACTCTCTCCATTCGCTccttaatttatttcatttctttcgCTTTCTCTCCAATTCCTCTCCTCAAAGCCAAAAACACAAGGAAATGGCTTCTCCCTTTCTCTCCAACACTATCATCTCCTTCTCTTcttccctttcttcttcttcttctcttcctcgTCTTGCCCCTTCAATTCCTTTCTCTGCAATTCGTTCCAAGTCAACCCCAAGACGAATCCTGACCGTCCGTTCCAAGATCAGGGAGATCTTCATGCCTGCCCTCAGTTCTACCATGACCGAGGGCAAGATCGTCTCTTGGGTTAAATCCGAAGGTGATGTACTCTCCAAAGGTGAAAGCGTCGTCGTTGTCGAATCCGACAAGGCTGACATGGATGTCGAGACTTTCTATGACGGCATTCTCGCTGCTATAGTTGTTGGGGAAGGCGAAACTGCTCTTGTTGGTGCTGCCATTGGTGTTCTCGCTGAGACTGAAGATGAAATTGCTGAGGCTAAAGCCAAAGCTGCCTCAAAATCAGGTGCTTCAACCCCATCTGCTCCACCTCCTGCTCCAACTCCAGCTGCTGCCTCAACTCCAGCTCCTCCCAAATCGACGCCTGCTCCCGCGGCTCCAACAGTTGCGGAGGGGCCGACGAAGACTGTTGCCACACCATATGCAAAGAAGTTAGCGAAGCAGCACAAGGTGGACATTGAGTCTGTGGTTGGAACAGGTCCGTATGGGAGGATTACGCCAGAGGACATTGAGGCCGCCGCCGGTCTTTCACCTTCGAAGAAAAATGTGGGGCTTGCAGTGGTTGTGGAAACGAAGCATGCAGCACCAGCGAAAGCTCCAGCTGCTTCTGCCGCCCCTTCTAGCCTTCCTCCTCCAGTTCCAGGATCTACAGTAGTGCCGTTTACGACAATGCAGTCCGCCGTTTCGAAAAATATGGTGGAGAGCCTTTCAGTGCCCACATTTCGAGTGGGGTATCCTGTGACTACGGACGCGCTTGATGCCTTGTATGAGAAG GTGAAACCAAAGGGTGTGACAATGACTGCTTTGTTAGCCAAAGCTGCCGCAATGGCACTTGCGCAGCACCCTGTTGTGAATTCAAGCTGTAAAGATGGCAAGAGTTTTACTTACAATAGTAACATCAACATTGCAGTAGCTGTTGCTATCAATGGTGGCTTGATTACCCCTGTTCTTCAAGATGCAGATAAG TTGGATTTGTATCTACTGTCTCAAAAATGGAAAGAATTGGTGGAGAAAGCCCGGGCAAAGCAGCTTCAGCCTCAAGAGTATAATTCGG GGACATTCACTCTGTCCAATCTGGGCATGTTTGGAGTGGACAGGTTTGATGCCATTCTTCCCCCAGGCCAG GGAGCTATCATGGCTGTTGGAGCATCAAAGCCAACTGTTGTAGCTGATGCTGAGGGATTCTTCAGCGTGAAAAACAAAATGCTG GTGAATGTTACTGCTGACCACCGAATTATCTATGGTGCTGATTTGGCTGCCTTCCTTCAAACCTTCTCAAAGATTGTTGAGAACGCTGAAAGCCTCACTTTGTAG
- the LOC107932386 gene encoding protein NRT1/ PTR FAMILY 3.1 yields the protein MERVEEDDPKQNNVKTRPKGGLVTMPFIFSNEICEKLAVVGFNTNMISYLTTQLHMPLTKAANTLTNFGGTASLTPLLGAFISDSYAGRFWTITVASIIYQIGMTCLTLSAILPQLRPPPCKGEQVCQQATAGQLAILYGSLLLGALGSGGIRPCVVAFGADQFDESNPKEATKTWKYFNWYYFVMGVSILVAVTVLVYIQDNIGWGWGLGVPTIAMFLSIITFIIGYPLYRHMDPSGSPFTRLVQVSVSAFKKRKLAMVSDPNLLYRNDELDASISVDGKLVHTPDMTFLDKAAILTEEDIVKPGQAPNLWRLNTIHRVEELKAVIRMGPIWAAGILLITAYAQQNTFSLQQAKSMNRHLTKSFEIPAGSMTVFTMVSMLSTIALYDRVLVRIARRYTGLERGISFLHRMGIGFMISVLATLVAGFVEVKRKEAALAHGLQDKAHSIIPISVFWLVPQYSLHGIAEAFMSIGHLEFFYDQAPESMRSTATALFWTAISVGNYMSTLLVSLVHKFSARADGSNWLPDNNLNEGKLEYFYWLITALQVVNLIYYICCAKLYTYKPIQIHGKDSGSEGDAGVELASKV from the exons ATGGAAAGAGTGGAGGAAGATGACCCTAAACAAAACAATGTTAAAACTAGGCCCAAGGGAGGATTGGTCACCATGCCTTTCATTTTCT CAAATGAGATCTGTGAGAAGCTGGCGGTGGTGGGATTTAATACCAATATGATAAGCTACTTAACAACACAGCTTCATATGCCATTAACCAAAGCAGCCAACACTCTCACAAATTTTGGTGGAACAGCTAGCTTGACACCATTGCTTGGTGCCTTTATCTCTGATTCATACGCCGGTCGTTTCTGGACAATAACAGTCGCTTCCATCATATACCAAATA GGGATGACATGTTTAACACTATCAGCAATACTTCCACAACTTAGGCCACCACCGTGTAAAGGTGAGCAAGTCTGCCAACAAGCAACGGCAGGGCAGTTGGCAATCCTATACGGATCTCTCTTACTTGGGGCTTTGGGATCAGGAGGAATCCGGCCTTGTGTGGTTGCTTTCGGGGCAGACCAGTTCGACGAAAGCAACCCAAAGGAAGCAACGAAGACATGGAAATACTTCAATTGGTACTACTTTGTGATGGGGGTATCAATACTTGTGGCTGTCACAGTGCTTGTTTACATTCAAGATAACATTGGGTGGGGATGGGGCCTTGGAGTCCCCACCATCGCCATGTTCTTGTCCATTATCACGTTCATCATCGGCTATCCACTTTATCGACACATGGATCCGTCAGGGAGTCCGTTTACCCGTTTGGTACAGGTCAGTGTGTCAGCTTTCAAGAAGAGGAAGTTGGCCATGGTTTCTGACCCCAACTTGTTGTATCGGAATGATGAGCTTGACGCCTCCATTTCTGTAGATGGAAAACTTGTTCACACCCCAGACATGAC ATTCCTTGACAAGGCAGCCATTCTGACGGAAGAAGATATTGTAAAACCAGGGCAAGCTCCTAATCTATGGAGACTGAACACCATCCATCGAGTGGAGGAACTAAAAGCAGTGATCCGAATGGGACCGATATGGGCAGCAGGAATCCTCCTCATCACAGCCTATGCTCAGCAAAACACATTCTCCCTCCAACAGGCCAAAAGCATGAACAGGCACCTCACCAAGTCATTTGAGATCCCTGCTGGTTCCATGACTGTCTTCACCATGGTCTCCATGCTCTCCACCATAGCCTTGTATGACCGTGTTTTGGTCCGCATTGCCCGTAGATACACAGGGCTCGAGCGAGGCATCAGCTTCCTGCACAGGATGGGAATAGGATTCATGATATCAGTATTAGCCACTCTGGTAGCAGGCTTCGTGGAAGTGAAGCGTAAAGAAGCGGCTTTAGCACATGGGCTTCAAGACAAGGCTCATTCAATCATCCCCATCTCAGTGTTCTGGCTTGTGCCTCAGTACAGTCTTCATGGAATAGCAGAGGCATTCATGTCGATTGGACACTTGGAATTCTTTTATGATCAGGCACCTGAAAGCATGAGGAGCACAGCTACCGCACTGTTTTGGACTGCAATCTCAGTCGGAAATTACATGAGCACGCTGCTGGTTTCTTTAGTACACAAATTCAGCGCAAGAGCTGATGGATCAAATTGGCTTCCAGATAACAACTTGAACGAGGGCAAATTGGAGTACTTTTACTGGTTGATCACTGCCTTGCAAGTGGTTAATCTTATTTACTACATCTGTTGTGCTAAGCTGTATACGTATAAGCCGATTCAAATCCATGGCAAAGACAGTGGATCTGAAGGAGATGCAGGAGTAGAGCTTGCAAGCAAGGTTTAG